In one window of Dromaius novaehollandiae isolate bDroNov1 chromosome W, bDroNov1.hap1, whole genome shotgun sequence DNA:
- the LOC112994476 gene encoding sialic acid-binding Ig-like lectin 15, with the protein MKRFGLFLLCLLCLFKKGLQTSGWSIHIPSDVTGELGKMVVLPCTFTHPYKTLDRTLAAIWRIREPYNGTVVFKCITQGSSELCKTTVSYKNKYKLLGNPRHKDLTIRIDNLTWSDSERYFCRVELSGDIHDKYESRNGIKLHLIAAPRIINITVSSNGDHTFKARCTAEGEPAPSLTWTSPHHSNLTSVTNMNHQVTKELQYLTHDGKYTCTAVNSHGRAEGAVYFYKFKASNSSLFLILIFVPLGIKVLVLLVIVSFTVFWRGGPFTTPTSLARPQPQDSTYENLDRRHCGSPTLSAEQASVPRS; encoded by the exons GTCTGCAGACCAGCGGCTGGTCCATTCACATCCCGTCCGACGTTACTGGTGAATTAGGGAAGATGGTTGTTCTGCCCTGTACTTTTACGCACCCCTACAAAACACTTGACCGGACCCTCGCTGCCATTTGGAGGATCAGGGAACCTTACAACGGTACAGTCGTTTTCAAGTGCATTACACAAGGTTCCAGTGAACTCTGCAAAACTACTGTCagctacaaaaacaaatacaaactgcTTGGCAACCCACGGCACAAGGATCTTACCATCAGGATCGACAATCTGACCTGGAGTGACAGTGAGAGATACTTCTGCCGGGTGGAGCTCTCCGGAGATATTCATGACAAGTATGAAAGCAGGAATGGGATAAAGCTCCATCTGATTG CTGCCCCCAGGATCATCAATATCACCGTTAGCTCGAACGGAGATCACACCTTCAAAGCACGCTGTACAGCCGAAGGGGAGCCAGCGCCTTCCCTGACTTGGACCAGCCCTCACCACAGCAACCTCACCTCCGTCACGAACATGAATCACCAGGTCACCAAAGAGCTCCAGTACCTGACACATGATGGAAAATACACATGTACTGCTGTCAACAGCCACGGGAGAGCAGAAGGGGCTGTGTACTTCTATAAATTCAAAGCCTCCAACAGCTCCCTTTTCCTGATCCTGATTTTTGTACCATTGGGAATTAAAGTACTTGTTTTGCTGGTGATAGTGAGCTTTACTGTTTTCTGGAGAGGAG GTCCCTTCACTACCCCAACCAGCCTGGCCCG GCCCCAGCCGCAGGACTCCACCTACGAGAACCTGGACCGCAGGCACTGCGGCAGCCCCACTTTGTCAGCAGAACAAGCTTCAGTGCCGCGCAGCTAA